Proteins from one Salmo salar chromosome ssa29, Ssal_v3.1, whole genome shotgun sequence genomic window:
- the ackr4b gene encoding atypical chemokine receptor 4b, which yields MEMDEEDYNYDFGNTSSNDSDDYDDYHSVCDKAEVRSFGRLFLPVVYALALVVGVAGNALVVVVYASPRRLRTLTDVCILNLAVADLLLLFTLPFWAADAVHGWWIGVAACKLTSFLYTTNFSCGMLLLACVSVDRYRALAHNAGGRAGSGPRDRRQWILVCAVVWTTAVCLGLPDMVFFTVKNTPHRLACTAIYPSSMARPAKAALELLEVLLSFLLPFLVMVVCYCWVGRALVRIGAGVRREKRWRALRVLLAVVGVFLFTQLPYNLVKLWRTLDVIYGLVTDCDLSKGLDQALQVTESLALTHCCINPMLYAFIGSSFRGYVLRVAKSLGQRLGGRMRLGGRMRGGRHGNEEPAVEISLNTHNSAGHTHSHSVSEDEDTSTFTI from the coding sequence ATGGAGATGGATGAAGAGGACTACAACTACGACTTTGGCAACACCAGCTCCAACGACAGTGACGACTACGACGACTACCACTCGGTGTGCGACAAAGCCGAGGTGCGTTCCTTCGGCCGTCTCTTCCTGCCCGTGGTCTACGCCTTGGCCCTGGTGGTGGGCGTGGCGGGCAACGCCCTAGTCGTGGTGGTGTACGCGTCGCCGCGGCGACTGCGGACGCTGACGGACGTGTGCATCCTGAATCTCGCTGTGGCAGATTTACTCCTCCTCTTCACGCTGCCCTTCTGGGCGGCGGATGCCGTGCACGGCTGGTGGATCGGCGTGGCCGCCTGCAAGCTCACCTCCTTCCTCTACACCACCAACTTCAGCTGCGGTATGCTGCTGCTAGCCTGTGTTAGCGTGGACCGATATCGGGCACTGGCACACAATGCTGGAGGCCGGGCTGGGAGTGGCCCACGGGACAGGAGACAATGGATATTAGTGTGTGCCGTTGTGTGGACCACAGCTGTTTGCTTGGGCCTGCCTGACATGGTGTTCTTCACGGTGAAGAACACACCCCACCGGCTGGCTTGCACAGCCATCTACCCCAGCAGCATGGCCCGACCGGCCAAGGCTGCCTTGGAGCTGCTGGAGGTGCTGCTGAGCTTCCTGCTGCCTTTCCTGGTAATGGTGGTGTGTTACTGCTGGGTGGGCCGGGCGCTGGTTAGGATCGGAGCCGGGGTGCGCAGGGAGAAGAGGTGGCGGGCCCTGCGGGTGCTGCTGGCCGTGGTGGGGGtgttcctgttcacccagctgCCCTACAACCTGGTGAAGCTGTGGCGGACGCTGGACGTCATCTACGGCCTGGTGACCGACTGTGACCTCAGTAAAGGTCTGGACCAGGCTCTCCAGGTGACGGAGAGCCTGGCGCTCACACACTGCTGCATCAACCCAATGCTCTACGCCTTCATAGGCTCCTCCTTCAGAGGATACGTCCTCAGGGTCGCCAAGAGCCTCGGACAGCGCCTCGGGGGGAGAATGCGCCTCGGGGGGAGAATGCGCGGCGGTCGCCACGGCAACGAGGAGCCAGCTGTGGAGATCTCGCTCAATACACACAATTCCGCcggacacacacactcgcactctGTCTCGGAGGACGAGGACACCAGCACCTTCACCATCTAA
- the acad11 gene encoding acyl-CoA dehydrogenase family member 11 isoform X1 has protein sequence MTSSLSDNAGVPTPGDLISIYCRCRGIPSSLPQLNFYLALSVFKMAGIAQGIYVRHLLCNASAPNAAQFGQSVEPLAQVGLQIAQRRWWPTGKQSVAWP, from the exons ATGACAAGCTCACTGTCAGACAATGCAG GTGTACCCACTCCTGGGGACCTGATCTCCATCTACTGCCGCTGCAGGGGGATCCCATCCTCTCTGCCTCAGCTCAACTTCTACCTGGCCCTCTCTGTCTTTAAGATGGCAGGGATTGCTCAG GGCATCTATGTCCGCCACCTCCTGTGCAATGCCAGTGCTCCGAATGCTGCCCAGTTTGGCCAGAGTGTGGAGCCGTTGGCCCAGGTTGGGCTGCAGATTGCACAAAG GAGGTGGTGGCCCACTGGAAAGCAGAGTGTGGCCTGGCCATAG
- the acad11 gene encoding acyl-CoA dehydrogenase family member 11 isoform X3, whose amino-acid sequence MTSSLSDNAGHLCPPPPVQCQCSECCPVWPECGAVGPGWAADCTKEVVAHWKAECGLAIDSTLLLTLHSAHTLGTLGSRTARKQLTHT is encoded by the exons ATGACAAGCTCACTGTCAGACAATGCAG GGCATCTATGTCCGCCACCTCCTGTGCAATGCCAGTGCTCCGAATGCTGCCCAGTTTGGCCAGAGTGTGGAGCCGTTGGCCCAGGTTGGGCTGCAGATTGCACAAAG GAGGTGGTGGCCCACTGGAAAGCAGAGTGTGGCCTGGCCATAGACTCGACTCTCCTGCTGACCCTGCATTCTGCTCACACCCTGGGTACGCTGGGCAGCAGGACCGCCAGGAAACAGCTAACACACACCTAA
- the LOC106590118 gene encoding ubiquitin-like modifier-activating enzyme 5 — MTSVEELKLRVRELENELIKCKQKRCTAMCAEGPADNNHPHHRPRIDKMSAEVVDSNPYSRLMALKRMGIVEDYEKIRTFTVAVVGVGGVGSVTAEMLTRCGIGKLILFDYDKVELANMNRLFFQPHQAGLSKVEAADHTLRTINPDVQFETHNYNITTMDNFAHFMDRISHGALQDGKAVDLVLSCVDNFEARMAINTACNELSQIWMESGVSENAVSGHIQLIIPGETACFACAPPLVVAANIDEKTLKREGVCAASLPTTMGVVAGILVQNVLKYLLKFGTVSHYLGYNAMQDFFPTMAMKANPTCDDRHCRKQQDDYKKKEAERPKKVVEQAVEEVVVHEENDWGIELVSEQTDEELQAASGPVPDLPEGITVAYTIPDKETGTSEGEMVEETEQSLEELMAQMRKM; from the exons ATGACCTCAGTCGAAGAACTGAAGCTACGAGTGAGAGAGCTGGAGAATGAGTTGATCAAGTGTAAGCAAAAGCGATGTACGGCAATGTGTGCCGAGGGACCTGCTGACAACAACCATCCTCATCACAGACCAAGGATCGACAAAATGAGTGCTGAAGTAGTGGACTCAAACCCTTACAG TCGTCTGATGGCTTTGAAGCGAATGGGCATTGTTGAAGATTATGAG AAAATCCGGACGTTCACTGTAGCTGTGGTGGGTGTTGGAGGAGTTGGAAGCGTCACTGCAGAAATGCTCACAAGATGTGGCATTGGTAAG CTCATCCTGTTTGACTATGACAAAGTGGAGCTGGCCAATATGAACAGGCTTTTCTTCCAGCCTCACCAGGCTGGCCTCAGCAAAGTAGAGGCAGCGGACCACACACTCAG GACTATCAACCCAGATGTGCAGTTTGAGACCCACAACTATAACATCACCACCATGGACAATTTTGCACATTTCATGGATCGCATAAG TCATGGGGCACTTCAAGATGGAAAGGCTGTGGACCTGGTCCTGAGCTGTGTGGACAACTTTGAGGCCCGGATGGCCATCAACACA GCATGTAACGAGCTGAGTCAGATCTGGATGGAGTCGGGTGTTAGTGAGAATGCCGTGTCTGGACATATCCAGCTCATCATCCCTGGGGAGACGGCCTGCTTCGCA TGTGCTCCTCCCCTGGTGGTGGCGGCCAACATTGATGAGAAGACCCTGAAGAGGGAGGGGGTGTGCGCTGCCAGCCTACCCACCACCATGGGCGTGGTGGCAGGGATCCTGGTCCAAAACGTCCTCAA GTACCTGTTGAAGTTTGGCACAGTCAGTCACTACCTGGGCTACAACGCTATGCAGGACTTCTTCCCCACTATGGCCATGAAGGCCAACCCCACGTGCGATGACCGCCACTGCAGGAAACAGCAGGACGACTATAAG AAAAAAGAGGCAGAGCGGCCGAAAAAGGTTGTAGAGCAGgcggtggaggaggtggtggttcACGAGGAGAACGACTGGG GTATTGAGCTTGTGTCGGAGCAGACAGACGAGGAACTCCAGGCCGCCTCCGGCCCAGTCCCTGACCTCCCAGAGGGCATCACTGTGGCCTA
- the acad11 gene encoding acyl-CoA dehydrogenase family member 11 isoform X2 has product MTSSLSDNAGVPTPGDLISIYCRCRGIPSSLPQLNFYLALSVFKMAGIAQGIYVRHLLCNASAPNAAQFGQSVEPLAQVGLQIAQSFHA; this is encoded by the exons ATGACAAGCTCACTGTCAGACAATGCAG GTGTACCCACTCCTGGGGACCTGATCTCCATCTACTGCCGCTGCAGGGGGATCCCATCCTCTCTGCCTCAGCTCAACTTCTACCTGGCCCTCTCTGTCTTTAAGATGGCAGGGATTGCTCAG GGCATCTATGTCCGCCACCTCCTGTGCAATGCCAGTGCTCCGAATGCTGCCCAGTTTGGCCAGAGTGTGGAGCCGTTGGCCCAGGTTGGGCTGCAGATTGCACAAAG cttccacgcatag